From Mya arenaria isolate MELC-2E11 chromosome 12, ASM2691426v1, the proteins below share one genomic window:
- the LOC128210717 gene encoding neuroglobin-like, with product MGCASSAMNSAHRSCIKLLENGMDANRTQTIRITIDNISTVSKDISEDESRIVRRTWSVLANDMRGNGMQVFLRIFEIHPEIKQLFKVENVRHSELARNVVIKGHAARFMSAIETAVDNLDDLDKNLAQLLFTLGQQHKHYVGFKVEYFEVFYEALMWHWARALDASFTEQVSDSWSHVFVYLMAKLQAGYNSPGPFGDEKAAKNVHFRKLSGSLNGISSDSRYSSQSEGLSVYTMR from the exons ATGGGCTGTGCCAGTTCTGCGATGAATAGTGCTCATAG GTCGTGTATAAAGCTGCTGGAAAATGGCATGGACGCGAACCGAACCCAGACCATTCGGATCACCATCGACAATATTAGCACGGTGAGCAAAGATATTTCTGAAGACGAAAGTCGCATTGTCAGAAGGACTTGGTCTGTTCTTGCGAATGACATGCGAGGGAATGGGATGCAGGTTTTCTTGCGTATTTTTGAAATCCATCCGGAAATAAAGCAACTGTTTAAAGTGGAGAATGTTCGTCACTCGGAACTCGCGCGTAACGTTGTGATTAAGGGACACGCTGCCCGCTTCATGAGCGCCATTGAGACCGCTGTGGACAATCTTGATGACCTTGACAAAAACCTCGCGCAGCTGCTATTTACTCTGGGACAACAGCACAAACATTACGTAGGTTTCAAGGTCGAATACTTCGAAGTGTTCTATGAAGCCCTTATGTGGCATTGGGCGCGCGCTCTTGACGCCAGCTTCACAGAACAAGTGTCGGACAGCTGGAGTCACGTGTTTGTATACTTAATGGCGAAACTCCAGGCTGGGTACAACTCTCCCGGACCTTTCGGCGATGAGAAGGCGGCTAAGAATGTACATTTCCGCAAACTTTCAGGGTCTCTCAATGGAATCTCAAGTGACTCGCGATATTCCTCACAGTCTGAGGGACTTTCAGTTTATACCATGAGATGA